A genomic stretch from Diachasmimorpha longicaudata isolate KC_UGA_2023 chromosome 2, iyDiaLong2, whole genome shotgun sequence includes:
- the LOC135172870 gene encoding histone-arginine methyltransferase CARMER isoform X2: MAKAFRAVTVSTLSNNGQSTPKYDKPVGLNINYDPQGISIELISEEPTEKQPKQLLEFPVTHTTECSRVATKSYVFTLDTESILLTFSTESDFRGFHSQILKLKNGKGVSVFNERTEDLSAMQYFQFYGYLSQQQNMMQDYIRTSTYQRAILGNLSDFKDKIVLDVGAGSGILSFFAVQAGAKKVYAVEASNMANHAEWLVAANNLSDKIVVIAGKIEEIELPEHVDCIVSEPMGYMLYNERMLETYLHAKKWLVPGGRMFPSRGDLHIAPFSDETLYMEQFNKANFWYQTCFHGVDLSSLRNSAMKEYFRQPIVDTFDIRICMAKSVRHVVDFQTADETDLHKIEIDVDFHILESGTCHGLAFWFDVAFIGSTQQVWLSTAPTEPLTHWYQVRCLLENPLFCKSGQLLSGKVILVANTRQSYDVTIDLKLEGTNMESSSNTLDLKNPYFRYTGAVAQLPSGLNSTSPSESYWTTLDAQGARQAVNMVNGMSVNGLGEVSMDTSGAVNPSNLLALGGQPNIHPGSISSTGRGRIGGTATSTQAAQLIGGGITPNMFTSPATQSLVLGNTSHYPVNPSLMIGDYVTPGNGIAPQAYRQ, encoded by the exons ATGGCGAAGGCATTTCGCGCGGTGACAGTATCGACTTTGTCAAACAATGGACAGTCAACGCCGAAATACGACAAACCAGTTGGGCTCAATATCAACTATGATCCACAAGGAATCAGCATCGAATTGATATCAg AAGAGCCAACCGAGAAGCAGCCAAAGCAATTATTGGAATTTCCCGTAACTCATACCACAGAATGTTCTCGTGTAGCGACAAAAAGTTACGTATTCACGTTAGACACCGAGAGTATCCTCTTGACGTTCTCCACCGAGTCAG ATTTTCGAGGCTTTCACTCACAAATTCTAAAGCTCAAAAATGGAAAGGGTGTCTCGGTATTCAACGAGAGAACCGAAGATCTCTCAGCAATGCAGTATTTCCAATTTTACGGTTATTTATCGCAACAACAAAACATGATGCAGGACTACATAAGAACGAGTACATACCAACGGGCAATACTGGGAAATTTATCGGATTTCAAAGATAAAATTGTTCTCGATGTTGGGGCAGGCTCAGGGATTCTATCATTCTTTGCGGTTCAGGCTGGAGCGAAAAAAGTTTATGCCGTTGAGGCAAGTAATATGGCTAATCATGCAGAATGGCTCGTGGCTGCTAATAACCTGTCAGATAAGATCGTTGTCATTGCTGGGAAAATTGAGGAGATTGAGTTACCCGAGCACGTTGATTGTATCGTCAGTGAGCCAATGGGATATATGCTGTACAATGAAAGGATGTTGGAGACTTATCTCCATGCTAAAAAGTGGCTAGTTCCag gAGGACGCATGTTCCCGTCAAGGGGAGACCTCCATATAGCCCCATTCTCCGATGAAACACTCTACATGGAGCAATTCAACAAGGCTAACTTTTGGTATCAAACATGTTTCCACGGTGTCGACCTTTCCTCACTACGCAATAGTGCTATGAAAGAATACTTCCGGCAACCAATTGTTGATACATTTGATATTCGTATTTGTATGGCCAAATCCGTCAGACACGTTGTAGACTTCCAAACTGCTGACGAGACTGATTTACACAAAATAG AAATAGATGTTGATTTTCATATACTCGAGAGTGGAACCTGTCACGGTCTAGCCTTTTGGTTTGACGTTGCATTTATCGGTTCCACTCAGCAAGTTTGGTTGAGTACAGCACCCACTGAGCCACTTACCCACTGGTACCAGGTCCGTTGTCTCTTGGAGAATCCATTATTCTGCAAGAGCGGTCAATTGCTCTCAGGGAAGGTCATACTGGTAGCTAACACAAG ACAATCCTACGACGTAACAATAGATTTAAAACTCGAGGGAACGAATATGGAGAGTAGTAGCAATACGTTGGATCTCAAAAATCCTTACTTCAGGTATACTGGTGCTGTTGCTCAATTACCATCCGGTTTAAATAGTACATCACCGAGTGAATCCTACTGGACAACACTGGATGCACAGGGAGCACGTCAAGCTGTCAATATGGTCAACGGAATGTCAGTGAATGGTCTGGGTGAAGTGTCAATGGACACATCTGGTGCTGTCAATCCTAGTAATTTACTAGCTCTAG GGGGTCAGCCAAATATACATCCGGGCTCAATATCGAGCACTGGAAGAGGTAGAATTGGTGGTACAGCGACAAGTACCCAAGCTGCACAGCTTATTGGTGGTGGAATAACACCCAATATGTTCACATCACCAGCAACT CAATCGCTGGTACTTGGAAATACATCTCACTATCCAGTGAATCCAAGTTTGATGATTGGTGACTACGTGACACCTGGTAATGGAATAGCACCACAGGCATATCGACAATGA
- the LOC135172870 gene encoding histone-arginine methyltransferase CARMER isoform X1, producing the protein MAKAFRAVTVSTLSNNGQSTPKYDKPVGLNINYDPQGISIELISEEPTEKQPKQLLEFPVTHTTECSRVATKSYVFTLDTESILLTFSTESDFRGFHSQILKLKNGKGVSVFNERTEDLSAMQYFQFYGYLSQQQNMMQDYIRTSTYQRAILGNLSDFKDKIVLDVGAGSGILSFFAVQAGAKKVYAVEASNMANHAEWLVAANNLSDKIVVIAGKIEEIELPEHVDCIVSEPMGYMLYNERMLETYLHAKKWLVPGGRMFPSRGDLHIAPFSDETLYMEQFNKANFWYQTCFHGVDLSSLRNSAMKEYFRQPIVDTFDIRICMAKSVRHVVDFQTADETDLHKIEIDVDFHILESGTCHGLAFWFDVAFIGSTQQVWLSTAPTEPLTHWYQVRCLLENPLFCKSGQLLSGKVILVANTRQSYDVTIDLKLEGTNMESSSNTLDLKNPYFRYTGAVAQLPSGLNSTSPSESYWTTLDAQGARQAVNMVNGMSVNGLGEVSMDTSGAVNPSNLLALGGQPNIHPGSISSTGRGRIGGTATSTQAAQLIGGGITPNMFTSPATLGVTFQQSLVLGNTSHYPVNPSLMIGDYVTPGNGIAPQAYRQ; encoded by the exons ATGGCGAAGGCATTTCGCGCGGTGACAGTATCGACTTTGTCAAACAATGGACAGTCAACGCCGAAATACGACAAACCAGTTGGGCTCAATATCAACTATGATCCACAAGGAATCAGCATCGAATTGATATCAg AAGAGCCAACCGAGAAGCAGCCAAAGCAATTATTGGAATTTCCCGTAACTCATACCACAGAATGTTCTCGTGTAGCGACAAAAAGTTACGTATTCACGTTAGACACCGAGAGTATCCTCTTGACGTTCTCCACCGAGTCAG ATTTTCGAGGCTTTCACTCACAAATTCTAAAGCTCAAAAATGGAAAGGGTGTCTCGGTATTCAACGAGAGAACCGAAGATCTCTCAGCAATGCAGTATTTCCAATTTTACGGTTATTTATCGCAACAACAAAACATGATGCAGGACTACATAAGAACGAGTACATACCAACGGGCAATACTGGGAAATTTATCGGATTTCAAAGATAAAATTGTTCTCGATGTTGGGGCAGGCTCAGGGATTCTATCATTCTTTGCGGTTCAGGCTGGAGCGAAAAAAGTTTATGCCGTTGAGGCAAGTAATATGGCTAATCATGCAGAATGGCTCGTGGCTGCTAATAACCTGTCAGATAAGATCGTTGTCATTGCTGGGAAAATTGAGGAGATTGAGTTACCCGAGCACGTTGATTGTATCGTCAGTGAGCCAATGGGATATATGCTGTACAATGAAAGGATGTTGGAGACTTATCTCCATGCTAAAAAGTGGCTAGTTCCag gAGGACGCATGTTCCCGTCAAGGGGAGACCTCCATATAGCCCCATTCTCCGATGAAACACTCTACATGGAGCAATTCAACAAGGCTAACTTTTGGTATCAAACATGTTTCCACGGTGTCGACCTTTCCTCACTACGCAATAGTGCTATGAAAGAATACTTCCGGCAACCAATTGTTGATACATTTGATATTCGTATTTGTATGGCCAAATCCGTCAGACACGTTGTAGACTTCCAAACTGCTGACGAGACTGATTTACACAAAATAG AAATAGATGTTGATTTTCATATACTCGAGAGTGGAACCTGTCACGGTCTAGCCTTTTGGTTTGACGTTGCATTTATCGGTTCCACTCAGCAAGTTTGGTTGAGTACAGCACCCACTGAGCCACTTACCCACTGGTACCAGGTCCGTTGTCTCTTGGAGAATCCATTATTCTGCAAGAGCGGTCAATTGCTCTCAGGGAAGGTCATACTGGTAGCTAACACAAG ACAATCCTACGACGTAACAATAGATTTAAAACTCGAGGGAACGAATATGGAGAGTAGTAGCAATACGTTGGATCTCAAAAATCCTTACTTCAGGTATACTGGTGCTGTTGCTCAATTACCATCCGGTTTAAATAGTACATCACCGAGTGAATCCTACTGGACAACACTGGATGCACAGGGAGCACGTCAAGCTGTCAATATGGTCAACGGAATGTCAGTGAATGGTCTGGGTGAAGTGTCAATGGACACATCTGGTGCTGTCAATCCTAGTAATTTACTAGCTCTAG GGGGTCAGCCAAATATACATCCGGGCTCAATATCGAGCACTGGAAGAGGTAGAATTGGTGGTACAGCGACAAGTACCCAAGCTGCACAGCTTATTGGTGGTGGAATAACACCCAATATGTTCACATCACCAGCAACT CTTGGTGTTACTTTCCAGCAATCGCTGGTACTTGGAAATACATCTCACTATCCAGTGAATCCAAGTTTGATGATTGGTGACTACGTGACACCTGGTAATGGAATAGCACCACAGGCATATCGACAATGA
- the LOC135172870 gene encoding histone-arginine methyltransferase CARMER isoform X3: protein MAKAFRAVTVSTLSNNGQSTPKYDKPVGLNINYDPQGISIELISEEPTEKQPKQLLEFPVTHTTECSRVATKSYVFTLDTESILLTFSTESDFRGFHSQILKLKNGKGVSVFNERTEDLSAMQYFQFYGYLSQQQNMMQDYIRTSTYQRAILGNLSDFKDKIVLDVGAGSGILSFFAVQAGAKKVYAVEASNMANHAEWLVAANNLSDKIVVIAGKIEEIELPEHVDCIVSEPMGYMLYNERMLETYLHAKKWLVPGGRMFPSRGDLHIAPFSDETLYMEQFNKANFWYQTCFHGVDLSSLRNSAMKEYFRQPIVDTFDIRICMAKSVRHVVDFQTADETDLHKIEIDVDFHILESGTCHGLAFWFDVAFIGSTQQVWLSTAPTEPLTHWYQVRCLLENPLFCKSGQLLSGKVILVANTRQSYDVTIDLKLEGTNMESSSNTLDLKNPYFRYTGAVAQLPSGLNSTSPSESYWTTLDAQGARQAVNMVNGMSVNGLGEVSMDTSGAVNPSNLLALGGQPNIHPGSISSTGRGRIGGTATSTQAAQLIGGGITPNMFTSPATRSYDDTKII from the exons ATGGCGAAGGCATTTCGCGCGGTGACAGTATCGACTTTGTCAAACAATGGACAGTCAACGCCGAAATACGACAAACCAGTTGGGCTCAATATCAACTATGATCCACAAGGAATCAGCATCGAATTGATATCAg AAGAGCCAACCGAGAAGCAGCCAAAGCAATTATTGGAATTTCCCGTAACTCATACCACAGAATGTTCTCGTGTAGCGACAAAAAGTTACGTATTCACGTTAGACACCGAGAGTATCCTCTTGACGTTCTCCACCGAGTCAG ATTTTCGAGGCTTTCACTCACAAATTCTAAAGCTCAAAAATGGAAAGGGTGTCTCGGTATTCAACGAGAGAACCGAAGATCTCTCAGCAATGCAGTATTTCCAATTTTACGGTTATTTATCGCAACAACAAAACATGATGCAGGACTACATAAGAACGAGTACATACCAACGGGCAATACTGGGAAATTTATCGGATTTCAAAGATAAAATTGTTCTCGATGTTGGGGCAGGCTCAGGGATTCTATCATTCTTTGCGGTTCAGGCTGGAGCGAAAAAAGTTTATGCCGTTGAGGCAAGTAATATGGCTAATCATGCAGAATGGCTCGTGGCTGCTAATAACCTGTCAGATAAGATCGTTGTCATTGCTGGGAAAATTGAGGAGATTGAGTTACCCGAGCACGTTGATTGTATCGTCAGTGAGCCAATGGGATATATGCTGTACAATGAAAGGATGTTGGAGACTTATCTCCATGCTAAAAAGTGGCTAGTTCCag gAGGACGCATGTTCCCGTCAAGGGGAGACCTCCATATAGCCCCATTCTCCGATGAAACACTCTACATGGAGCAATTCAACAAGGCTAACTTTTGGTATCAAACATGTTTCCACGGTGTCGACCTTTCCTCACTACGCAATAGTGCTATGAAAGAATACTTCCGGCAACCAATTGTTGATACATTTGATATTCGTATTTGTATGGCCAAATCCGTCAGACACGTTGTAGACTTCCAAACTGCTGACGAGACTGATTTACACAAAATAG AAATAGATGTTGATTTTCATATACTCGAGAGTGGAACCTGTCACGGTCTAGCCTTTTGGTTTGACGTTGCATTTATCGGTTCCACTCAGCAAGTTTGGTTGAGTACAGCACCCACTGAGCCACTTACCCACTGGTACCAGGTCCGTTGTCTCTTGGAGAATCCATTATTCTGCAAGAGCGGTCAATTGCTCTCAGGGAAGGTCATACTGGTAGCTAACACAAG ACAATCCTACGACGTAACAATAGATTTAAAACTCGAGGGAACGAATATGGAGAGTAGTAGCAATACGTTGGATCTCAAAAATCCTTACTTCAGGTATACTGGTGCTGTTGCTCAATTACCATCCGGTTTAAATAGTACATCACCGAGTGAATCCTACTGGACAACACTGGATGCACAGGGAGCACGTCAAGCTGTCAATATGGTCAACGGAATGTCAGTGAATGGTCTGGGTGAAGTGTCAATGGACACATCTGGTGCTGTCAATCCTAGTAATTTACTAGCTCTAG GGGGTCAGCCAAATATACATCCGGGCTCAATATCGAGCACTGGAAGAGGTAGAATTGGTGGTACAGCGACAAGTACCCAAGCTGCACAGCTTATTGGTGGTGGAATAACACCCAATATGTTCACATCACCAGCAACT cGATCATATGATGATACTAAAATCATATAA
- the LOC135172870 gene encoding histone-arginine methyltransferase CARMER isoform X4, with product MAKAFRAVTVSTLSNNGQSTPKYDKPVGLNINYDPQGISIELISEEPTEKQPKQLLEFPVTHTTECSRVATKSYVFTLDTESILLTFSTESDFRGFHSQILKLKNGKGVSVFNERTEDLSAMQYFQFYGYLSQQQNMMQDYIRTSTYQRAILGNLSDFKDKIVLDVGAGSGILSFFAVQAGAKKVYAVEASNMANHAEWLVAANNLSDKIVVIAGKIEEIELPEHVDCIVSEPMGYMLYNERMLETYLHAKKWLVPGGRMFPSRGDLHIAPFSDETLYMEQFNKANFWYQTCFHGVDLSSLRNSAMKEYFRQPIVDTFDIRICMAKSVRHVVDFQTADETDLHKIEIDVDFHILESGTCHGLAFWFDVAFIGSTQQVWLSTAPTEPLTHWYQVRCLLENPLFCKSGQLLSGKVILVANTRQSYDVTIDLKLEGTNMESSSNTLDLKNPYFRYTGAVAQLPSGLNSTSPSESYWTTLDAQGARQAVNMVNGMSVNGLGEVSMDTSGAVNPSNLLALELKYLNAN from the exons ATGGCGAAGGCATTTCGCGCGGTGACAGTATCGACTTTGTCAAACAATGGACAGTCAACGCCGAAATACGACAAACCAGTTGGGCTCAATATCAACTATGATCCACAAGGAATCAGCATCGAATTGATATCAg AAGAGCCAACCGAGAAGCAGCCAAAGCAATTATTGGAATTTCCCGTAACTCATACCACAGAATGTTCTCGTGTAGCGACAAAAAGTTACGTATTCACGTTAGACACCGAGAGTATCCTCTTGACGTTCTCCACCGAGTCAG ATTTTCGAGGCTTTCACTCACAAATTCTAAAGCTCAAAAATGGAAAGGGTGTCTCGGTATTCAACGAGAGAACCGAAGATCTCTCAGCAATGCAGTATTTCCAATTTTACGGTTATTTATCGCAACAACAAAACATGATGCAGGACTACATAAGAACGAGTACATACCAACGGGCAATACTGGGAAATTTATCGGATTTCAAAGATAAAATTGTTCTCGATGTTGGGGCAGGCTCAGGGATTCTATCATTCTTTGCGGTTCAGGCTGGAGCGAAAAAAGTTTATGCCGTTGAGGCAAGTAATATGGCTAATCATGCAGAATGGCTCGTGGCTGCTAATAACCTGTCAGATAAGATCGTTGTCATTGCTGGGAAAATTGAGGAGATTGAGTTACCCGAGCACGTTGATTGTATCGTCAGTGAGCCAATGGGATATATGCTGTACAATGAAAGGATGTTGGAGACTTATCTCCATGCTAAAAAGTGGCTAGTTCCag gAGGACGCATGTTCCCGTCAAGGGGAGACCTCCATATAGCCCCATTCTCCGATGAAACACTCTACATGGAGCAATTCAACAAGGCTAACTTTTGGTATCAAACATGTTTCCACGGTGTCGACCTTTCCTCACTACGCAATAGTGCTATGAAAGAATACTTCCGGCAACCAATTGTTGATACATTTGATATTCGTATTTGTATGGCCAAATCCGTCAGACACGTTGTAGACTTCCAAACTGCTGACGAGACTGATTTACACAAAATAG AAATAGATGTTGATTTTCATATACTCGAGAGTGGAACCTGTCACGGTCTAGCCTTTTGGTTTGACGTTGCATTTATCGGTTCCACTCAGCAAGTTTGGTTGAGTACAGCACCCACTGAGCCACTTACCCACTGGTACCAGGTCCGTTGTCTCTTGGAGAATCCATTATTCTGCAAGAGCGGTCAATTGCTCTCAGGGAAGGTCATACTGGTAGCTAACACAAG ACAATCCTACGACGTAACAATAGATTTAAAACTCGAGGGAACGAATATGGAGAGTAGTAGCAATACGTTGGATCTCAAAAATCCTTACTTCAGGTATACTGGTGCTGTTGCTCAATTACCATCCGGTTTAAATAGTACATCACCGAGTGAATCCTACTGGACAACACTGGATGCACAGGGAGCACGTCAAGCTGTCAATATGGTCAACGGAATGTCAGTGAATGGTCTGGGTGAAGTGTCAATGGACACATCTGGTGCTGTCAATCCTAGTAATTTACTAGCTCTAG AGTTGAAGTATTTAAATGCTAACTGA